The following proteins come from a genomic window of Syntrophales bacterium:
- a CDS encoding PAS domain S-box protein produces the protein MLKKSTSRTQKQLVAENEDLRARLDEAEETLRAIGSGEVDALVVSGVDGEQLFTLKGADHSYRILIENMGEGALTLTAEGVILYANRRFAEMLKTPLEKVIGSTIHTWVAPDSQQILQSLLIKGADEKRREQLVLTASDGTPVPASLSVGNLPINEMPDCLFLVATDLTEQKRSDAIAASEKLAQELLAASNQSRLALQSVIEDQKRAEESQRQSEENFRRSLDDCPLGVRIVTAEGETIYANRVILDINSCNSLEELKTTPAENRYTPESFAEHQIRKEKRKRGDYDPSEYDISIVRKDGELRHLQVFRKEVLWDGERQFQVLYNDITDRKRVEEALRESEENYRNLFENANQAIFVVQDDKVVFLNPVSTMMIGYSGEEIMARPFIEFIHPDDRDMVIDRYIRRMKGEELPHLYSFRIIHRDGNIRWVELNAVLINWKGKTATLNFLTDITDRRKAEEELKISREHVAMINKILRHDLINDLSVIRSALRLYGETREERLLKEASGRVGKSVDLIRSMKELEIFISSRRDLKLYNIGSTIKEVMKSYSSIRFTIEGKGQVLADEALSSVIDNIIANATIHGKADRVEIKIEKARDMCEIRIADNGIGIPDEIKGRIFEENFVFGEDAHTGVGLHIVKNTIENYGGSVRVEDNTPKGAVFVLKMKGVK, from the coding sequence ATGCTCAAGAAATCTACAAGCAGAACACAAAAACAGCTTGTCGCTGAAAACGAAGACCTGCGCGCGCGGCTGGACGAAGCCGAAGAGACTTTGCGCGCCATTGGCAGCGGCGAGGTGGACGCGCTCGTCGTCTCGGGCGTGGACGGCGAGCAGCTCTTTACGCTCAAGGGCGCCGATCATTCTTACCGGATACTGATCGAGAATATGGGCGAAGGCGCGCTGACCCTGACGGCGGAGGGCGTGATTCTGTATGCCAACCGGCGCTTTGCCGAGATGCTCAAGACACCGCTTGAAAAGGTGATCGGTTCCACAATCCACACCTGGGTTGCCCCAGACAGTCAGCAAATTCTTCAGTCACTGCTGATAAAAGGCGCAGACGAAAAACGCCGCGAGCAACTTGTACTTACCGCCAGCGACGGAACACCGGTGCCGGCCTCTCTTTCGGTGGGCAACCTGCCCATCAACGAGATGCCCGATTGCTTGTTCCTGGTGGCAACCGACCTGACCGAGCAGAAGCGCAGCGATGCAATCGCAGCCTCCGAAAAGCTGGCGCAGGAGTTGCTCGCGGCTTCCAACCAATCGCGCCTTGCGCTACAGAGCGTGATCGAAGACCAGAAGCGGGCGGAGGAGTCGCAACGCCAAAGTGAAGAGAACTTCCGCCGTTCTCTGGATGACTGCCCGCTGGGGGTGCGCATCGTGACTGCAGAAGGTGAGACAATTTATGCTAATCGGGTAATTCTGGATATCAATAGTTGCAACAGCCTTGAGGAATTGAAAACAACCCCCGCAGAAAATCGCTATACTCCGGAGAGTTTTGCCGAGCACCAGATAAGAAAGGAAAAAAGAAAACGAGGTGATTATGACCCGTCCGAATACGACATAAGCATCGTAAGGAAAGACGGTGAACTCCGCCATCTTCAGGTTTTCCGCAAAGAAGTACTCTGGGATGGTGAAAGACAGTTTCAGGTATTATATAACGACATCACCGACCGCAAGCGTGTGGAGGAAGCGCTGCGGGAGAGCGAGGAGAACTATAGAAATCTTTTTGAGAATGCCAACCAGGCCATTTTTGTAGTTCAGGATGATAAAGTGGTATTTCTCAATCCGGTGTCCACCATGATGATCGGTTATTCCGGTGAGGAAATCATGGCAAGACCATTTATTGAGTTCATCCACCCGGATGACCGGGACATGGTTATCGACAGATATATTAGGCGAATGAAGGGCGAGGAGCTTCCTCACCTCTATTCTTTTCGGATTATCCACAGAGACGGTAATATCAGGTGGGTAGAACTGAATGCCGTTTTGATAAACTGGAAAGGGAAAACAGCCACTCTGAATTTCCTGACTGACATCACCGACCGCAGAAAGGCCGAGGAAGAACTGAAGATCAGCCGTGAGCACGTTGCAATGATTAACAAGATTTTAAGGCATGATTTAATAAATGACCTGTCCGTTATCAGGAGCGCCCTGAGACTTTATGGAGAAACGAGGGAAGAGAGGCTCCTCAAAGAGGCATCTGGCCGTGTCGGGAAGAGTGTTGATTTGATAAGAAGTATGAAGGAGCTTGAGATTTTCATTTCGTCCCGCAGAGACCTTAAGCTGTACAATATCGGAAGCACGATAAAGGAAGTAATGAAGAGCTATTCCTCCATCCGGTTTACGATTGAAGGGAAGGGGCAGGTTCTTGCCGATGAGGCCCTGAGCTCAGTAATAGACAACATAATAGCCAACGCCACAATTCATGGGAAGGCTGACAGGGTAGAGATAAAGATAGAAAAAGCAAGGGATATGTGTGAAATCAGGATTGCCGATAATGGGATCGGGATTCCTGACGAGATAAAGGGAAGGATTTTTGAAGAGAACTTTGTATTTGGTGAAGATGCCCATACAGGCGTGGGATTGCATATAGTAAAGAAT
- a CDS encoding circadian clock KaiB family protein, whose product MQGRYELDVIDLYQQPQLAQGEQIIAAPTFIKKLPLPLRRIIGDMSKTERVLVGLDLRKKT is encoded by the coding sequence CTGCAAGGGCGCTACGAACTGGATGTGATCGACCTGTACCAACAGCCGCAACTGGCACAGGGCGAGCAGATCATCGCCGCTCCGACATTCATCAAGAAATTGCCCCTCCCGCTGCGCCGCATCATCGGCGATATGTCGAAGACCGAACGCGTGCTAGTGGGGCTGGATTTGAGGAAGAAGACCTGA